The following coding sequences lie in one Takifugu rubripes chromosome 8, fTakRub1.2, whole genome shotgun sequence genomic window:
- the LOC115250804 gene encoding uncharacterized protein, which yields MSSGTFLSAGMQIDSVLLLKRPCLAGRPALKVCGISRLVLMNKWCSSLAAHSPLTCLHANNVEKTERRMRDCAYHQPSPLPCPPHILTAPHSVVQGQAGYRRPNLRTLARRGRRGPSGAPTKPSKERRRRGGSPFSTYRRSISLNLLSRLNMLLICLESRMVNKRCSARPAEALFQQEVSCDPPGSPGDGGMHENDAGGINRWRHERSVNTSVVEAAGARLTEFFSK from the exons ATGAGTTCAGGCACCTTTCTGAGCGCAGGAATGCAGATCGACAGCGTCCTCTTGCTAAAAAGGCCTTGTCTGGCAGGCCGGCCGGCACTGAAG GTATGTGGAATTTCCAGACTGGTGCTCATGAATAAGTGGTGCTCCTCGCTGGCTGCTCACTCTCCACTTACATGTCTGCACGCTAATAACGTGGAAAAGACGGAACGCCGAATGCGAGACTGTGCATATCATCAGCCTTCACCTcttccctgccccccccacatcctcacCGCGCCACATTCCGTTGTGCAG GGTCAGGCAGGTTATCGGCGTCCTAATCTGCGAACGTTAGCCCGACGAGGGCGCCGCGGTCCTTCAGGAGCCCCCACAAAGCCGTCTaag gagaggaggaggagaggaggaagcccCTTCAGCACCTACAGGAGGTCAATCTCACTGAATTTACTGTCCAGGCTGAATATGTTGCTCATTTGTCTGGAATCACGTATGGTAAACAAACGGTGCTCCGCCAGGCCAGCCGAG GCACTTTTCCAGCAGGAAGTGAGTTGTGACCCCCCAGGTTCCCCCGGCGACGGAGGGATGCATGAGAATGACGCTGGAGGAATAAACAGATGGAGACAC GAGCGGAGCGTGAACACGAGCGTGGTGGAGGCAGCCGGTGCCAGATTAACAGAGTTTTTCAGCAAATGA